Part of the Ictalurus furcatus strain D&B chromosome 10, Billie_1.0, whole genome shotgun sequence genome, tatttagacaagcaaacatttggtcaTCTTTacaacagtgtctattaataaagttgctCTTTGAACAAAGAGTTCAATGAGTTCTAACGTtgatacttgaacaaaaccacaagaaaaatagcttttccaatcatttattcaacaaaaatattaatagatgtgatacccttctgtggaaaaagtaagtacacccttggcatCAGAAGCTAGTACTATCCCTTtcgcagaaataacttcttgtaggcgttttgaaTAATTGTTCACCAGTGTCTTTcatcagcttgctggaatttttgaccactcttccatgcaatattcttttagttgcaaaatgtttgagggttttcttgcatgtactgcccgtttcaaatcccccccacaacatttcagtggcATTCAAATGCGGGCTTTGACTAGggcattccataaccctccttttcttctttttgagccattccttggtagatttgctagtgtgcttaggatcattatcctgttgaaaggtccactttcggttcaacgtcaacttttggacaaatggcctcacgttatcttcaagcactctttcatatgatgcagaattcatagttgaatcagtgaatgcattggcaccccatccagggtgtacccagtCTTGTGCCcaaagctccctgggataggctccaggttcccagtgacccagtaggataagcggtatagaaaatggatggatggatggatcaatgaatgcaagttgtccagtccctgaggcagtgaagcaaccccaaaacacaacatttccaccaccgtggttcacagttggtatgaggtgcttctcctgaaaagctgtctttggtctgcaccaaacatgtctgctgttactgtggccagacaactctatctttgattcatctgtccagaacacattattccaaaaggcctggtctttatctatatgctcactggcaaactgtagtcgtgttctaatgttctttttagacagcaaaggctttttcctggcacacctcccatgcaggtaaatttgtgcaatctctttctgattgtagaagcatgcactttaacaccaacagttgcaaagcttactagcagaccctgtgatgaaattttcgGGTTCGTGGCGAcatctttttgcatcagacagtgtGCTCTTGGGATGAATTTGCTGGGAAGGCCAGTCCCGAACAAATTGGCAGTTgcttgaaatctgcaccacttatagatgattttccttacagttaaatgatgtatttcatACTTGATGTACTTTtaaccctaatttctccatctggggattaataaagtattatcttatcttatcttatttcaaataatttggagatctttttaaatcccttgccaggtTCATAGCCctaaccttttttctgaagtcattaaagaactctttagatctagGCATGACACCAAACACTTCAATAACAAAGGGTAACACctgacactagatatgagaggggtataaatgagacaggttccacctgcactccctaagcagattctaatcactggcacccaatcttgtacacctgattctaattttatagatttgaacattttatgtgTCACGTGAtagtccgtccatccatccatcttctaccgcttactccttttcagggtcatggggaacctggagcccatcccagggagcatcgggcacaaggtggggtacaccctggacagggtgccaatccatcgcagggcacaatcagtCATgtgatagtgtatcacctttattaataggcactgtttcaaagaggatcaaatgtttttgcttgtccacaaatgttttaaaaaataaataaataaaaataaatattgcagcCTAGTCACAAaggccctgttcacacctggtATTAACATCCATCTCGAGTGATATGATCACAATTGGACAGCCGAGACACACAGCCATTCACACCTGGCAGCATGAATGAGTCTCCTGTGACCACTTGCATTCAGATTTCATACATCATTTCCACTTGAGGATGGGTGTCACATACATTTATGTCAGACTTCCACTTCTGTGCTCAAACACTAGCTAGCAAACTCAATAATAATTTGAAGACATGTACACTTCCTGATGCAAAGAAAAGTATTGATAAAACACACAGATCAGTACTTCTGTAAATGGCTGATTTATCTTTGTTACCTTATGAACCAGCTAATTTTCTATTGTAAAGATTTGCAATGCAAAACAGTTCTCCTTTTGCTATGAAGGTTACCAGCTACTTGAATAGAGCATGCTAAACTTAAGCTAATGTTAACATGCTAAATTCCAACTTCTCTGAAAATTCCTGCCGTAGAATACTTTGCTCTTCTTTGTTATATTCTATGTCAGACTCCAGGTTTGTATTATGcaacttaaaatattttaaaacactgtttatGAATTTTAATGACTCATGTATAGTACAGGGGTGATgttcagagtaaaaaaaatcatttgaaacACATAGTAAAGAAATGaacttaacatttttatttgtacttgTTTTGGATTTAAATATTGAATTCTAAGAATATTTTTAGAACTTTGTCATAAATACACTTAACATAGATCCTTCTATGTAATAGTGTCTTACATAGGTATGCACTCTCACTGACAGATACCACACACAGCCTGAAAGTTAATGGTTCACTGGCAgatgtctgacacacacacacacattgtgtaaaAAGAGCCATGCAGCTGTACAAGAAGCTGCTGTGGGTCAGTGGGTGTGAGAGACGCAGTGAGGGAGGCAGGATTAAATCCTGaagaaactcacacacacacacacacacacacacacacacacacacacatcaagcCAGACGATCAGGAACCAGACTAAAGTGGGCAATTACAAATGTATTCCATTAAATGAGATTAAGGGGCAGTGAACAGAAAGCATAGCTGTATGCCCGAGCTGGACAACTTTCTGAGATCATCCGCACCGCATCCGCCTCCGAATCCCccataacacaccaacacacacagagagagagagacagagagagagagagcatgcacTAACCTTTCTCTTGTAGATCAATGGAAAAAGACACCACAAAACGTCTGAAGAGGCAACTTTGCCACTTGTTAATGGAACAGTTACATTTCACATATATACTGAAAGTTTCTAAAGGCAACACTTGTGATCATGTAGAAGACACAATTATTATGGACTTATGCACATCCACTGGTCAGTAAGTAATCAATGCATAGAACAGGAACCTCATTCAGTGCCTCTAGGATGTTAcaattttgtgatcgcagaaatgaatgcaaaatcaagtaaactcagacaatattcagaggagcttgcaatttttcaaaactaccacagatttgggccaagtcACCTCATATGACATcctcacaacatgcattcagtcaaagcccactttgattcacatgcgtcTAACATGAGTACcgctaaaaagtctcatttactaataaacatcactgtgaaagagtgtgcaaatcaatttcatgcaattgcaatttcatcaattcaagttgcatcgcaaattttgaaaaaagccgcaacaaacacaaaaaaactctgaaatcctgtacggactgctcTTTGGCTTTGGACTTGACTTGGATATGAGGGTGATGAAACTATTTCTTTTCTgtgaaattttacattttaattaacaactatttattttttaaaaaaataaataaatttgtataTTGGAATTAACTTCATTATCTACATTTGTTAGAAGCAAGAAgctaataagaataataatatgcagaagaagaaaatagTCATCATCTTATTAAAAATCACTAAAACCCATAAGCCATACAGAAAAATCCACAATGCTATGATTTGTTGATTGTGGCCTCTGAATTAAATTGCTCAGTGCACTGACTGACTGAGATGTGTGGTTAACAAGATACTTTGATGTTTTCCCTGACAGTCTGAAGCATAACTCTTCAGACTTGCTATTGGGATCAGAGTTTTTcttaagttttctttttttctgatccAATTTCACCCCTGACATAAAGTTCAGCTTAGAAAATCCTTCAGCCAATTTTTAACGTGTTCGAGGTCTTtgtctgatttatttaatttcttctcTGAAAGGAGCTCAGCCCAGTTTTCCACTTAAAGTACTCGGAGGAATAATTCTGCAGTAACAACAACTCATAAGAGCTCCTCAAGGTCATCAGAGGACCTTCAGAGAGTCTGCTCTCAAGAGAAAAGGGAAAATAAGAGCACTGATGGCTAatgttgaggggaaaaaaataattataataatagtagtagtaataataataataataataataataataataataataataattgtagcTACCacataaaccacacacacattaaagaaaaaaaatgttataaacaaTCTGACTGAAGATTCTAGCTATAATTTCATTTAGGAATTGGACTGATATCAGATAAAATATTATCCACTTATTATTGTGAATTAGCACTAAAAGACAAGGAGTGCTATTCGGCTAAACTAACACTTTCAAATGGTGTGACCCTAGAAAATCCTTATGGCTTATCCTTATCGACCAACAAATTGAGTACCTCTTGTTACAAATTTCTATGTctgaaacacatttaaaatatattttaaacaggaGGGAAGCTATTTAacaccttgctgtgaccttgatccTGTTTGTACCCATCCcaaaatcagttcatctgctgtgCTGGTTACAATAATGATTCCATCTAAATCTTACAAACATTTAACTACTCATTCTTGCACTAATGAGAATAAGAGACGAATGCACAGAGACATTCCATCACCTAGTGATAGAagtgtaatatatttttaaaaaaagcagttttccttGTGGGGTCCAGCCAAATATCCTAAAAAGGTAAGCAAGTATGTAAGCAAGtacttaattaataaataattaaataatttagttattatttattcaatagatacatcaataaataaatgcatctgTATCCTTGTGGGGGGACATatggtccccaccaagatatatataaacacgcccacacacactttcatccAACACCAAGGAACACCAAGACTAGTATCCCaacaacaatattttaaaaagtactttgTACTTGTTTGAAAAAAGGAGAAATTTGCAGAACTAACACATTTGTGATCATGTGCGTGTGCCTGTGTGTTTGTTACATTCCGTTTGATAATAATTAAGCGCTACCAATACTTATATTAAGATTAGTTGTTAAAGAAATATCAGGATCAAATTATAATTGTCAATACTACATTAATAATGACTTACTCTAAATTTAAAAACTAATATTTTCACAGTTAATATCAAAATATCTCATAAGAGAATGAGTGCATGTTAAAGATTCGTTTAATATTGTGTAAGCATTATATTATCACCTTTCTAACACACTCAGGTTGTGCTGTTGTGTTGAACTGCCCTCtactggacatttttttttctccattgtaTATGGTCAACACATCATTGAACTCGGCTGAAAACTGCtgcttttattataaaaaataatgatgcaCACAGAAACGTGACAACAGATGAAGCTAATATTAAATTTACTGTAAACATCTTGAAGTACAAGCTACAGTAGGTCTAGAAGAAAACTATTAACTTGAAAAAACAATTACTTTTTTGATGTCgcttataaatgataaatgataaaatgcCAAAAACTAGACACCATTTCCATGTAATCACCATACTGTATAGTATTAAGCTGttggtttttgggttttttttttttttttttagttttgcatTAAAGCTACAAAGCTAACAGTAAACAAAAAAGATTACAGCCACCAGTTTAGCATGATGCATATCTAAATTCAGGTATAAATACTGGCTACACAAATTATACAAGATTAAGCAAATTACTTTTGCTTTAACCATCAGTTTATTAGGAGATGCTTGGATATATTGGTTTACATGTTGTACACACATTCCTAAAACATTAATCAGACTGATTGAGAAACAAAAAGCATCAGAGTGAAAGCCCTAAAAATAGACAGATGTACATCTAATTATTAGCTAAACTACAATCCGTACATTTCCACACCTGATTACATTCTGCAGTTTATAGCCCTCTATAGAGAAAAATTGGCAACAAACCTCATCCATGAAtgtactgaaatgtactgacTGTCGTTTTAAACCCAGAACCATGAACCACTTTGATAAAGTTTTTAACTACAAAgatttttgtgctgttttttttttttttttttttttgtcaaggaagcatttcattttagaaaataaacaataaggTATAAAGAAGTGATAATTGCTACATTAACACATGGTAtcatcatgtttgtttattacaaGGCATCAGTGTATCCAGACCTGCCAACCTCGAAGAGTAATAATGCTTTGTCCCATATATTTtccaaaatgattcattttcaaatttGTTGTCTaaagttttcttcctctttcatcCAAATCACTTTCCTTTAATACAttcctttattatatttaatatataacaaacacatttaactGTTATACTAACTGTTAAACTGTTTAACTTATTATATACATGTCTAATGTGAACTAAGTGAACAGACACTGAATTTATTTCAagttaatgaactcaaaacattctcctTTTACCATGACAGACAGTGAGGACATCTTTCATGTGGGAAAATGTGAAGAAGACTCTATAATGTgtaatttttatgtatttttaagtgATAATGTGTATCAGCATATTCCTATGCAATGTAAGgtaaaggttggcaggtctgggTTCTCATGTTAATCACTCCATCTCTATTTGTTTCTTCAAGGCAGGAAGCGATTGCGACAACACAGAAAATTGCATTAtattcatttcttctttctttctctctcaaattCAGCAATCTGATTAAAGATATCCAGTAAATTGGTGGGTACCTTCTTTTTCTGGTTTCCCTCCCAGGCTTTGCTCACATCACTGTAGCTAATTTGATGATCATTCCCTtccctgacctctgacctcccaTGGCTTCCAGATTTATAAGAGTCTGATCTACGAGAGTCAGACGAGTGAGAATTGCGCGAGTCAGATGTGCGAGAGCTGGATTTGCGAGAGTCGAAATCGCGCGAGTCAGATTTGCGTGAGGTTTCTGAATaggcagaggaggaggaatCCTTCCTACAGGAAGTGATGCGTGCACTTCTACAACTTTCCAGTTGAGTGCTGTGTTCATCTTCAGATCTTCTGCGATCGCTGTATGTGTCTTTGTCCCGGCCATTTAATCCGCTGAAGCACTCATGTTGACCCTTGACCTTCCTGTCCTCAGTCTCAGGGCTCCGGGTGAAGGGGTCGTCTTCAAACCTACCTTCTCTGCTTTTTTCATGAGAGAGTCTTCGGTTTTCGGCTCTGTTCTCTCCATCCAGCAGTTTAATGAGGGTTTGTTTCTCATTAATGAAGGATGCTGAGGTGTTAGCAGGAACAGGGTAGTGCTCCTCCTCATCACGTGACGAAACCCTTTGCTTGTGTTTTTTACCACTGTGTGAGGAGCGTCTACGTTTGTGCTTTcgctttttgggttttttgcgACTGGACAAGTCATCACTGGAGGAATCAGAGCTTGAGGACGTCTCTGACGTGGAGTCATacctcttccttttctttttcatcctgGATAGAAGTCAATTTTATGGACTCcttaattctttaaaaagtgTGCAATCAatagtcattttaaaattccaaCTGAACATCATTAAGCtattacacaataataatatttgattaGAAATGGTTTCATATATTTCCCTTCGATAAAAAAAAGGCCTTAGAACCTACACCTTCACTTTCGTTATAAATACAAAGAAACATGAACATGCATGACAAGCAATTTGGATACGCCCCATCACAATTAGCTAGCCATCTAGTTAGCTCACCAGTGTCAAAGCTCCCAGAACCAGTAGGATTTGCGTCATCTTCTCACTGAATCATTTATCATCAACCAACAATAGCAAATAATAGTACTTCAATGTTACCATGACAAGTTATCTAACTGGAAGGTTTCTGTGGCTAACATCAGTAACATCATTCCCTACTAATTATTGCAAAATGAACTGTTATAATTTCATGCCATTGAATCtttttagtgacatcacaagcTGAGCTCATATACAGCCCCACCCCCAAGTCAGTTTCATAACACATGGCTAAGAAAATCTCCGTTGTAGACAGAAATCTGACCCAAATAACCtaagctaataaataaataaataaataaataaataaataaataaatatccaagAGGATATTGTGCCATAGAGTTCAGGGGGAGTTTAAACACTACAAATACAGTAATCATAACCATGGTCAGATACTTGTGTAAAAAGTaggaataaatacaaaaatgcagAACCAGGCTccaatctgtgtgtgtatatcagtcattaccttttttcttcttttaagaTCTTACGTAATTTTTCTGCGCTCGTCTCCGCAGTTGGTTGCTTTTCCTTCTCCTTTGCAGCCTCTTCGGCTTTCAGTTTAAGAGTTTTCTTTAAAGCGGTCAATTGGCACAATGGAAATTAAAAACCACATACAAGTGATAAATCAGGCATGCAGGAACatgcagtaatttttttttttttttttttgcaagatgGCCATAGATGACAATTCCAGCAGACCgtcaacatttcaaacatcAGGACATGACAGGACATCAAGAATGTAAGAAAGCATTGTGCGATTTTAAGAATGCACAGAAGACAGACAAAGATACAGTTACCAGCCAGCACAAGCAGCAGAATACAAACCAGTGTTGATTCAGTCCAAACAGGGTTTTCCAGAGATGGCGTTTGTGCCGAACCGGTGTGATTAGGATTGAGAGTCCAACAGCAATCAGAGTTCAACATCCCAAATCAAAAGACAcacataaacaacaaaaatatttcatcaGTGTAACAAGACATAAGGTACATttctaaatataattatttctaACTTTCCAACAAATTTCATAAAACCTGTCAAAAAACAACTTTATCAAACAGTTTGCACCACTCTGAGCCTCAGAGTCTCTATAACCtgctttataaatattatatttactgtaagGCTGCACATCTGCAGTGTAAAGCTGTAATGAAAACCTACACTGTAAATCTGCACATCTGCAGTGTAAAGCTGTAATGTAAACCTACATTGTAAATCTGCAATGTAAAGCCGCATATCTGCAGTGTAAAACTGTAATGTACTGTACGTTACACTGTAAAGTTGTAAAACTGGACTGTAAACCTGCATATCCGCAGTGTAATGCTGTAATGTACTGTACGCTACACTGTAAAGTTGTAAAACTGCACTGTAAACCTGCACATCTGCAATGTAAAGCTGTAATGTAAACCTACGCTGCACATATGCACTGTAAAGCTACAAATCTGCAGTAtaaagctgtaaatgtaaacctaTGCTATATATCTGCACTGTAAAGTTGCACATCTGCACCGTAAAGCTGTCATGTAAAGCTACACTGTATATCTGCACTGTAAAGTTACAAATCTGCAGTGTAAAACTAATGTAAACCTACAATGTACATCCGCACTGTAAAGTTGTAAATCTTCACACCTGCAGTGTACAGCTGCACAACTGCAGTGTAAAACTTTATGTAAGCCTACACAGTAGATTAGCACTGTAAatctacattgttttttttccaaacaatcTGTTCCATCATTATCACATCAGAAAACAAAGTTGGAAATACAATGCTATGCCTACAGCCTATGTTGAAAAATTGTTAAACACCTGACAAATAGGAGGAGTGTTATTCTGACAGGTGATGCATGTGGACATGTTCCAGCTCACCTGGATGTGCATCTGCAGCTTCCTCAGCGCTTCCTTCGCTTCATGAAACGTGTCATCTAAAGCTATTGCTTTCTTATAAAGCCCTTCTGCTGTAATCAGCTTTTCCTCTTCTTCCAGCCTGAAGAGTAGAGACCAGACATCAACCGCacatttaaacaattatttctTATTAGGATAAAATTCCCAGACTTCCAAAAACTATCAATAAGCATGcacaaaatgtatacatttttacattggCAATTTGCACAACCAATGGAAAGTTTAAatcttataaaataaaaaatccatttcACTTGCTTTACATCTTAGCACCGTCTTAAATAGTGTGTAAACGATTCCTAGACGTAAACATTATTTGGCAACACTATGAATTTAAACCAATAATTATTTACTTACCCAAACCCAGTTAGCAttgtatatattgttatataactGGCTTATTTAGAGAGATATGAGCTGACTTTGCTCAATTCTCCCTATGGAGCTCCTAATCTtgaatacagtgccctccactaatattgacacccttggtaaatgtgagcaaagaaggcggtaaaaaaaaaaatatctattgtttaaccttgtgatattttgttcaaaaatattaacaaaaatactcttctcatggatatcagacaattgcaaacacaacacaggtttagaAAAATATCttcgttaaatataggtgtgcaacaattattggcacctctatgaattcaaataagaaaaatatatttgaagtatattcccattgatattttacatttgttttagtacacctgggtgactaggaacattAAAGTATTCAAccataacttcctgtttcacaggggtataaatatgaagtaacacataggccaaattcccttaagCCTAGTTCACAGTAAACGATTTTAAACCCAAATTGCAAGTCGCCAAGCTCACCAACAAAAACCACTTGATCAGAGGCAGCTCGGTGAGCAGTCAGCATCACCAATCGGCAGTCGATCGTTATGTGTGAACTACTCAACGACACTTCGCAGAGGCTCGCCGACACATCGCCACACAGATATTTGGCATGATAAATATCAGGACCTGTCGGGCGACTCCAtatcctgtggtgtgaaaagtgtcgtCACGTTGATTGCAGCAACgagctacagccaatgagaAAGCAAGGCATGGGGTGAGGTCACCGTGAGGAAGGGAAACCCGCAAAACCTTTTTACTCATCTCCAACTTTCTCTGTAGCACACACAATCCCTGCTGCCCATGTGTGCTAATCCACTCTTTCATCCAATTTTATTTGTCTCTCATACCACTTTTTTCTGTCCTACatccatcttcaaataaacaactcagACACGTTTCACGTGTGGTTTTCGCGTCATATATCTGTGTCACTTCTCACGTGTGTTTTCGTGACAAAACGTAGTCTGGACACCAGATAGAGTCGTCAGGTGACAGAGTCGTTGTCAGGTCGTGTAGTGTGTGACCCCCTGTCGCCGAGCAATAACATAGTGTGAACACCACAACGACTTCAAGACTCCCGATTACAAGAGAaaaagtcgtgtagtgtgaacttagctttagtcattcataagaatggataagaccaaggaatatggCTGTGATGTGCACAAAAGAAagattgttgagcttcacaaaatgggaagtggctataagaaaacagtacaaacattgaaaatgcccatttccaccatcagggcaatacttaagaagttccagtcaactggaaatgttatgaatcaatctggaagaggatgtgtgtctaaattgtctcaacacactgtgaaaaggatggttcgagtggccaaaaaaaaaaataaaatctccaaggctcacagctggagaactgcagaagttagctatgtcttggggtcagaaagtctccaaaactacaatccgaagtcacctacatcaccacaagttgttaggaagggtttcaagaaaaaagcctctactctcatccaaaaaaaagctcaagcattcagtttgccagactctactggattgggttctatggtcaggtgaaaccaaaatagagcttgctggaaataaacaccagaggtggttttggcacacacagagaggtagccatatggaaaagtacaataatggtttactgaccacaaaatcaaggtcctgccatggccatcccagtcccctgacttgaaaccatagaaaacctgtggggtgaactgaagtggAGAGTCCagcagcgtggacctcaaaatttgaaggatctggagagattctgtatggaggaatggtctcagctCCCTTAtcccatgtattctccaacctcatcaggcattataggagaagactcagagctgttatcttgcaaagggagctagcacaaagtattgactgaaagggagccaataattgttgcacacctatatttaacaaatttttttttgataaacccgtgttgtgtttgcaattgtttgatatcaatgagagcagagtatttttgtgaattttttttaacaaatgatcaaaaggttaaacaataaagacaattttccacagccttatttgctcatatttaccaagggtgccaatattagtagagggcactggatgtggatggaaacataatTTTATAGGAACTAACAGTTAACAGTTATAAAATTAAATTCAACCCAGGAATCTGTGAGCGATGAACACAGGAAGTTTTATTTGTCTAAATAGACTTACTGGCCACCTCGTTCCACCAGTGTTTGGCACAGATATTTCTTAGCGTTCCTGTGTGTTGGGCAGCTTTCCAAAGCTAGCTCAAAGTCACTGATAGCTTTCACCAAGCTGCCTTTAGTGGCATATCTGCAGAAAGAAAGCATTTGTATTAACAAAAATGCTTAGAAAGGCTTTGTATTAACAAAAATCGAATCTGTGTaacctggaagaaaaaaaaaaaaaaattaattgtgaaTTGTTTTGATTTCAGGTGGAGGAG contains:
- the ttc14 gene encoding tetratricopeptide repeat protein 14, giving the protein MDRDLLKQSVAFHGQTLFSLLKCEQSENPDFKHVTADLAKSVNQRDKEDDSPVVEQFIARKADLLFAPAWKSTTPGEEEWQEESQEPYAIMPPLEQFMDVSYNERRELFYRDVERGDVVIGRITSIRDFGFFVNLLCTAGGMERDVEDLEIMGLCPIRDVPSTGNHDDPLSYFQIGDLIRAGVKDIDRYHEKLTISLYPTSLALNMERTKLGVISKEELPLHYTRGEQVTTDSRESYEMLLQSSLGFSNPSSVDYLLGMLGIGDTQSHSLMRGLQSKHFMEDDFASAIRKKQSASWALKCVKAGVNHFKSGRHVEAMNEYNKALEIDTNNVEALVARGALYATKGSLVKAISDFELALESCPTHRNAKKYLCQTLVERGGQLEEEEKLITAEGLYKKAIALDDTFHEAKEALRKLQMHIQKTLKLKAEEAAKEKEKQPTAETSAEKLRKILKEEKRMKKKRKRYDSTSETSSSSDSSSDDLSSRKKPKKRKHKRRRSSHSGKKHKQRVSSRDEEEHYPVPANTSASFINEKQTLIKLLDGENRAENRRLSHEKSREGRFEDDPFTRSPETEDRKVKGQHECFSGLNGRDKDTYSDRRRSEDEHSTQLESCRSARITSCRKDSSSSAYSETSRKSDSRDFDSRKSSSRTSDSRNSHSSDSRRSDSYKSGSHGRSEVREGNDHQISYSDVSKAWEGNQKKKVPTNLLDIFNQIAEFERERKKK